The Pan troglodytes isolate AG18354 chromosome 1, NHGRI_mPanTro3-v2.0_pri, whole genome shotgun sequence genome includes a region encoding these proteins:
- the LOC134807888 gene encoding uncharacterized protein LOC134807888, whose protein sequence is MAGAAQRHRGSLDSGVAAWLDCRHREEWAEKARGSSLCHRLVLSLSWQTGMSLSWQGCFLRRDSLSKHQQQLSPQVHQQPGTPRLGAPEAAQDLAIRTHWKTPLTALGSGRPKGQEEPEASVRAAPPAHPTQLQDVAKSGSGSVCLGRISRLTFKHSQCNPAPRTPHLQSPPGNVFAQMSLGFPSPTGPHSLLHFPTGLVTFTPH, encoded by the exons ATGGCTGGGGCGGCACAAAGACACCGAGGGTCCCTGGATTCTGGTGTTGCGGCGTGGCTGGACTGTAGACACCGGGAGGAGTGGGCAGAGAAGGCCAG AGGGAGCAGCCTCTGTCACAGGCTGGTCCTGAGTCTGTCCTGGCAAACAGGGATGAGTCTGTCCTGGCAGGGATGTTTCCTCAGAAGGGACAGTCTATCAAAGCACCAACAGCAACTGAGCCCCCAAGTGCATCAGCAACCTGGGACACCCAGGCTGGGGGCACCTGAAGCAGCTCAAGACCTGGCAATCAGGACCCACTGGAAGACCCCACTCACAGCGCTGGGTAGCGGGAGGCCAAAGGGCCAAGAGGAACCAGAGGCCTCAGTCCGTGCAGCCCCACCTGCCCACCCCACGCAGCTCCAGGATGTAGCGAAGAGTGGGTCTGGAAGTGTCTGCCTGGGAAGGA TCTCCCGGCTGACCTTCAAACACTCCCAGTGCAATCCCGCCCCAAGGACACCGCACTTGCAGTCCCCTCCTGGGAACGTCTTTGCCCAGATGTCCCTGGGATTCCCTTCCCCCACTGGACCCCATTCCCTCCTTCACTTTCCCACTGGGCTCGTGACATTTACTCCTCACTGA